The sequence below is a genomic window from Amycolatopsis sulphurea.
CAGCCGCACCGCCCGGTCGGCCTTCTCGGCTTCGCCGCAATGACGAACGCCGGTGTGCTGGACCGAGTCTGGGCGGGCGGGACGCTGATCGGCACCGTGCTCGGCTTCGACGGCTGCCACTTTCCCCGTCACAGCAACGTACTGATCCGCGCCGACGGGTCGCGCACCGGCGAGGAACTCGGTCACCGGATCGTGGTCGGCCAAGCCTGATCGAGCAGGGGCGGCTGCCCTGGGGGAGGCGGGAGGAGGGGGCCTGCCGCCGGCCCCCTCCTCCCGCTCGGTCAGGCGCCCAGGAGTGGTACTTCCAGGGTGCCGAAGTGGTAGTCACGCACGGCTTGGACCAGTTCGTCCACGGTCAGCCGACCGTCGCCGTCCGCGTCGATGGTGGCGAACGCGTCCTTCGACGCGGCCTCGTCGACCCCGATGGCGCGCATCCAGGTGCGGAACTCGGCCGGGCCGATCATCCCGTCGCCATCGGTGTCGCACAGCCCGACGATGGCCGAGATGGTGGGCCGCAGCACCCGGTTGAAACCCGCGTCCCCTTCCTGGAACAGCTGCTGCTCCACCACTTTCTGGAACTGATCGGGGTTCATCGAGCCGTTCGCGCCGATCCGGGCCTTCTCCGCGAGGAAGTCGAACATCGCCACGTACGCGTCGCGCACCGCGCGGGCCGAAGGCTCGGTCGGGGAGGCGTTGAACCCCGCGATGATCCGGTCCGCCTCGGCCGCGTAGTCACTGCGCTCGATCACGCCGTCGCCGTCGGCATCCCACTTCTCGAAACGCTTGCGCAGCCGGTCGTTCCGGATTGCTGCGGTCATTGCGGTGATCATCCTTCCAGGTAGAGCTGGACATGGAAGTGGACAAGAAGAGGCTTCCTGCGGTGCAGCAGGCCCGGGGTCAGAGCCGTTGCACCTGCTCTCCCGGTACCAGTCCGGTGGTGTGGAGCAGCCGGCGCGCTCGCGCGGCCAGGGTCCCGGTCCGGCAATTGCGGTGGCCGACGAGCAGCACGGTCACGTCTGCCTGCCGCAGCGCGGTTTCGACGTCGCCCACCGGGTGCGCGATTCCGGTCAGCGCGGGTTCGCGCGGACAGGCCCGCGTCGCAGGCGGCCGCGGCGAGGGGCAGGCCCACGTAACCCATCCCGACGACGACCAGATCGAGGGTGGCGGCTTCGAGATCGGGGGAGACGGGTGCCGGTGCGGTGCCACTGATCATCGGACG
It includes:
- a CDS encoding DUF6917 domain-containing protein, which translates into the protein MRAERTGGARQPHRPVGLLGFAAMTNAGVLDRVWAGGTLIGTVLGFDGCHFPRHSNVLIRADGSRTGEELGHRIVVGQA
- a CDS encoding EF-hand domain-containing protein, whose protein sequence is MTAAIRNDRLRKRFEKWDADGDGVIERSDYAAEADRIIAGFNASPTEPSARAVRDAYVAMFDFLAEKARIGANGSMNPDQFQKVVEQQLFQEGDAGFNRVLRPTISAIVGLCDTDGDGMIGPAEFRTWMRAIGVDEAASKDAFATIDADGDGRLTVDELVQAVRDYHFGTLEVPLLGA